Proteins found in one Panthera tigris isolate Pti1 chromosome B3, P.tigris_Pti1_mat1.1, whole genome shotgun sequence genomic segment:
- the TMEM121 gene encoding transmembrane protein 121 produces the protein MVLPPPDRRHVCLTTLVIMGSMAVMDAYLVEQNQGPRKIGVCIIVLVGDVCFLLVLRYVAVWVGAEVRTAKRGYAMILWFLYIFVLEIKLYFIFQNYKAARRGAADPVARKALTLLLSVCVPGLFLLLVALDRMEYVRTFRKREDLRGRLFWVALDLLDLLDMQANLWEPPRTGLPLWAEGLTFFYCYMLLLVLPCVALSEVSMQGEHIAPQKMMLYPVLSLATVNVVAVLARAANMALFRDSRVSAIFVGKNVVALATKACTFLEYRRQVRDFPPPALALELQPPPPQRNSVPPPPPLHGPPGRPHGPSPTRDALGT, from the coding sequence ATGGTGCTGCCGCCCCCGGACCGGCGCCACGTGTGCCTGACCACGCTGGTGATCATGGGCAGCATGGCGGTCATGGACGCGTACCTGGTGGAGCAGAACCAGGGCCCGCGCAAGATCGGCGTGTGCATCATCGTGCTGGTGGGCGACGTGTGCTTCCTGCTGGTGCTGCGCTACGTGGCCGTGTGGGTGGGCGCCGAGGTGCGCACGGCCAAGCGCGGCTACGCCATGATCCTCTGGTTCCTGTACATCTTCGTGCTGGAGATCAAGCTCTACTTCATCTTCCAGAACTACAAGGCGGCGCGGCGAGGCGCGGCCGACCCGGTGGCGCGCAAGGCACTGACGCTGCTGCTGTCGGTGTGCGTGCCCGGCCTGTTCCTGCTGCTGGTGGCGCTCGACCGCATGGAGTACGTGCGCACCTTCCGCAAGCGCGAGGACCTGCGCGGCCGCCTCTTCTGGGTGGCGCTGGACCTGCTGGACCTGCTGGACATGCAGGCCAATCTGTGGGAGCCGCCGCGCACCGGGCTGCCGCTGTGGGCCGAGGGCCTCACCTTCTTCTACTGCTACatgctgctgctggtgctgcCGTGCGTGGCGCTCAGCGAGGTCAGCATGCAGGGCGAGCACATCGCGCCGCAGAAGATGATGCTCTACCCCGTGCTCAGCCTCGCCACCGTCAACGTGGTGGCCGTGCTGGCGCGTGCCGCCAACATGGCGCTCTTCCGCGACAGTCGCGTCTCGGCCATCTTCGTGGGCAAGAACGTGGTGGCGCTGGCCACCAAGGCCTGCACCTTCCTCGAGTACCGCCGCCAGGTGCGGGACTTCCCGCCGCCCGCGCTCGCGCTGGAgctgcagccgccgccgccgcagcgcAACTCGgtgccgccgcccccgccgctgCACGGCCCGCCCGGCCGCCCCCACGGGCCCTCGCCCACGCGCGACGCCCTGGGCACGTGA